A single genomic interval of Bradyrhizobium japonicum USDA 6 harbors:
- a CDS encoding glycosyltransferase family 2 protein — protein sequence MTLGSDVSGMTTTAASAAAKGLSIVVPVYNEAAGLAVLHQRICDLAKTLRQRYRLGCEVVYVDDGSADATLSIARSLPADAVDVQVVSLSRNFGKEAALMAGLDHARLGAVMFMDGDGQHPPALVEQLVRHWIEDGYDVVYTAKAHRDNEPFLRRVAVRGFYSLINWGARQKIPEDAGDFRLLSPRAVAALRQLPERNRFFKGLASWIGFRQIRVDYEPAPRTHGVTTFSAARLLGLSIEGVTSFSVAPLRFASLLGVILAGGAFLFGLSILWEVWTTGKQVPGYPSLVIGLMTIGGVQLIMIGIVGEYIGKILSELKARPIYFVAEHSEKHFETGKADDASKRTAAE from the coding sequence ATGACGCTGGGCTCTGACGTTTCCGGCATGACGACCACCGCGGCCAGTGCCGCCGCGAAGGGGTTGTCGATTGTCGTCCCCGTCTACAACGAGGCGGCGGGCCTCGCCGTCCTGCACCAGCGCATCTGCGATCTCGCCAAGACGCTGCGGCAGCGCTATCGCCTCGGCTGCGAGGTCGTCTATGTCGACGACGGCAGCGCGGACGCGACGCTCTCGATCGCCCGGTCGCTACCGGCCGACGCGGTCGACGTTCAGGTGGTGTCGCTGTCGCGCAATTTCGGCAAGGAAGCCGCGCTGATGGCCGGCCTCGACCATGCCCGGCTCGGCGCCGTCATGTTCATGGACGGCGACGGCCAGCATCCGCCGGCCCTGGTCGAACAGCTGGTGCGGCACTGGATCGAGGACGGCTATGACGTCGTCTATACCGCCAAGGCCCATCGCGACAACGAGCCCTTCCTGCGCCGCGTCGCCGTGCGCGGGTTCTATTCGCTGATCAATTGGGGCGCGCGCCAGAAGATCCCTGAAGACGCCGGCGACTTCCGCCTGCTGTCGCCGCGCGCGGTCGCAGCACTCAGGCAGCTGCCGGAGCGCAACCGCTTCTTCAAGGGCCTTGCGAGCTGGATCGGCTTCCGCCAGATCCGGGTCGATTACGAGCCCGCGCCGCGCACCCATGGCGTGACCACCTTCAGCGCCGCGCGCCTGCTCGGTCTTTCGATCGAAGGGGTGACCTCGTTCTCGGTGGCACCGCTGCGCTTCGCCAGCCTGCTCGGCGTGATCCTCGCCGGCGGCGCCTTCCTGTTCGGCCTCTCGATCCTCTGGGAGGTCTGGACCACGGGCAAGCAGGTGCCCGGCTATCCCTCGCTCGTGATCGGCCTGATGACCATCGGCGGCGTGCAGCTCATCATGATCGGCATCGTCGGCGAATATATCGGCAAGATCCTGTCCGAGCTGAAGGCGCGCCCGATCTACTTCGTCGCCGAGCACAGCGAAAAGCATTTCGAGACCGGGAAGGCCGACGACGCCTCGAAGAGGACGGCCGCCGAATGA